GTATATCGGCTCAACTGGTGAGCGGGGATTACACCACTTAGTTTATGAAGTAGTTGATAACTCAGTTGATGAAGCATTAGCTGGTTATTGCACAGAGATAAATATCTTTTTACAAAAAGACGGCTCAGTAAAAGTTATTGATAATGGCCGCGGTATTCCAGTTGATATTCACCCAGTTGAAAAGAAACCAGCACTTGAAGTTGTGTTAACTGTTTTACATGCCGGTGGAAAATTCGGTGATGGTGGCTACTCAGTATCTGGTGGATTACATGGTGTTGGTATCTCAGTAGTAAATGCTTTAAGTACTGATCTCAGTGTTGAGGTTATGCGTGATGGTTTTATTTGGAATCAAAGCTATAAGTTGGGTGTGCCAACCGCGCCTGTGAAAAAAGGAGGTGCTACCGAGGAATCTGGCACCACTGTTACCTTCTGGCCCTCTAAAGAAATTTTTGAAACAACTGATTTTTCATTTGAAACCTTATCAACCAGATTTCGTGAAATGGCATTTTTAAACAAGGGCTTAATTTTAACCCTAACCGATGAAAGAGCAGGACATGTGGATGAAAAAGGAAATCCACTTTATGTTAGATATGAGTACGCAGATGGAATTATTGATTTCGTTAAACATTTAAATATTACAAAGGGCGCAACCCATAAATCCATCATCTCCTTTGCAACCGAAGAAGCCAAACAAAAAATGTCATTAGAAGTGGCAATGCAATGGAACACAGGTTTTTCTGAATCTGTTTATACATTCGCCAACACAATTAATACCCAAGAGGGTGGCACCCATGAAGAAGGTTTTAGAACCGCGCTAACTTCAATAGTTAATAAGTTTGGTGAAGAGTGGGGTTTTATTAAAAAGAAAGAGGACCGCTTAACCGGTGATGATGTTAGAGAGGGTTTAACCGCCATTGTCTCTATCAAAATTGCCGAACCACAATTTGAAGGACAAACAAAAACAAAATTAGGAAACACTGAAGCAAAATCTTTTACTCAAAAAGCAATGA
The Candidatus Nanopelagicus limnes DNA segment above includes these coding regions:
- the gyrB gene encoding DNA topoisomerase (ATP-hydrolyzing) subunit B codes for the protein MATKNTQSQAQSKKEHKGYDASNITVLEGLDAVRKRPGMYIGSTGERGLHHLVYEVVDNSVDEALAGYCTEINIFLQKDGSVKVIDNGRGIPVDIHPVEKKPALEVVLTVLHAGGKFGDGGYSVSGGLHGVGISVVNALSTDLSVEVMRDGFIWNQSYKLGVPTAPVKKGGATEESGTTVTFWPSKEIFETTDFSFETLSTRFREMAFLNKGLILTLTDERAGHVDEKGNPLYVRYEYADGIIDFVKHLNITKGATHKSIISFATEEAKQKMSLEVAMQWNTGFSESVYTFANTINTQEGGTHEEGFRTALTSIVNKFGEEWGFIKKKEDRLTGDDVREGLTAIVSIKIAEPQFEGQTKTKLGNTEAKSFTQKAMNDHLTSWFEKNPSEGKDIVRKSIDAAAARVAARKARDLSRNRKGLLEGRGMPGKLADCQWTEPEKCELYIVEGDSAGGSTKGGRDSRYQAVLPIRGKILNVEKARIDRVLQNNEVQALITALGTGIHDDFDLAKLRYHKIILMADADVDGQHIRTLLLTLLFRFMKPLIENGFVYLAQPPLYKLKWGGKEPVQYAFSDKERDGFIQIGLENGKRLPKDDGIQRFKGLGEMPAKELWDTTMDPATRVLIKVTLEDAAAADDLFSVLMGEDVELRRSFIQRNAKDVRFLDI